From a region of the Planctomycetota bacterium genome:
- the atpH gene encoding ATP synthase F1 subunit delta, with protein sequence MAATAEHHDPAALSYAQALIELAESRDQLQPTADEVDALRKVLDENPKFAQFLADPGIDREERSAVLQRTFASASPLMQNFLKLVEGKGRIGHLPGILAAFESILDEKLGKIEVNVTVAQQLGEAQIADVKNKVSAKLGKDAVVHQFVDPDIIGGMVIKVQDQVIDASVRSRLDSMKKRLKQS encoded by the coding sequence ATGGCCGCCACCGCCGAACATCACGACCCGGCCGCGCTGTCCTACGCACAGGCCCTGATCGAGCTGGCCGAGTCACGCGACCAACTCCAGCCGACCGCCGACGAAGTCGATGCGCTGCGGAAGGTTCTCGACGAGAACCCGAAGTTCGCTCAGTTCCTCGCCGATCCGGGTATCGACCGAGAGGAACGCTCCGCCGTTCTGCAGCGGACTTTCGCCAGCGCGAGTCCGTTGATGCAGAACTTCCTCAAGCTCGTCGAGGGCAAGGGCCGCATCGGACACCTGCCCGGCATCCTCGCCGCCTTCGAGTCGATCCTCGACGAGAAGCTCGGCAAGATCGAGGTCAACGTCACCGTCGCCCAACAGCTCGGCGAAGCTCAGATCGCCGACGTGAAAAACAAGGTCAGCGCCAAGCTCGGCAAAGACGCCGTTGTCCACCAGTTCGTCGACCCCGACATCATCGGCGGCATGGTGATCAAGGTGCAGGACCAGGTCATCGACGCCAGCGTCCGATCGAGACTCGACAGCATGAAGAAGCGTCTCAAGCAGAGCTAA